The Onychomys torridus chromosome 4, mOncTor1.1, whole genome shotgun sequence genome includes a window with the following:
- the Nxph2 gene encoding neurexophilin-2, whose protein sequence is MRLRPLPLIVVPGLLQLLFWDSEEVIHATEGIDWEDRDVPGALVENVVHSRITSPLRLFVKQPPGPKPAYSDSMENFWDWLANITEIQEPLARTKRRPIVKTGKFKKMFGWGDFHSNIKTVKLNLLITGKIVDHGNGTFSVYFRHNSTGLGNVSVSLVPPSKIVEFEVSPQSTLETKESKSFNCRIEYEKTDRAKKTALCNFDPSKICYQEQTQSHVSWLCSKPFKVICIYIAFYSVDYKLVQKVCPDYNYHSETPYLSSG, encoded by the coding sequence CTCTTTTGGGACAGTGAAGAAGTGATACATGCCACAGAGGGTATagactgggaagacagagatgtTCCAGGAGCATTGgttgaaaatgtggtacactcaCGGATTACCAGTCCTCTGCGTCTATTTGTTAAACAGCCTCCAGGTCCAAAGCCTGCATATTCAGACAGCATGGAAAATTTTTGGGATTGGCTGGCTAACATCACAGAGATTCAGGAGCCACTGGCAAGAACTAAAAGACGGCCAATAGTGAAAACAGGAAAATTCAAGAAAATGTTTGGGTGGGGCGACTTCCATTCTAACATTAAAACTGTCAAGCTTAACCTGcttatcacagggaaaattgTTGACCATGGAAATGGAACGTTCAGTGTTTATTTCCGACACAATTCAACAGGCCTGGGCAATGTTTCCGTGAGCTTGGTACCGCCCTCTAAAATAGTGGAATTTGAAGTATCCCCTCAGTCTACCTTGGAGACTAAGGAATCCAAATCTTTCAACTGCCGTATTGAGTATGAAAAAACAGATCGGGCAAAGAAGACCGCTCTGTGCAATTTCGACCCATCCAAGAtctgctaccaggagcagactcAGAGCCATGTGTCCTGGTTATGTTCTAAACCGTTTAAGGTCATCTGCATTTACATTGCCTTTTACAGTGTTGATTATAAACTTGTGCAAAAGGTTTGTCCTGACTACAATTACCATAGTGAGACGCCATACTTATCTTCTGGATGA